In one Gadus morhua chromosome 7, gadMor3.0, whole genome shotgun sequence genomic region, the following are encoded:
- the vps26bl gene encoding vacuolar protein sorting-associated protein 26B-like — MSFFGFGQSADIDIVLNDAETRKKAEHKGEDGKKEKYFLFYDGETVSGKVNVTLKNPGKRLEHSGIKIEFVGQIELYYDRGNHHEFVSLVKDLARPGEMTQSQTFDFDFTHVEKPYETYSGANVKLRYFLRATVGRRLNDITKELDIVVHTLSSYPEINSSIKMEVGIEDCLHIEFEYNKSKYHLKDVIVGKIYFLLVRIKIRHMEIDIIKRETTGTGPNVYHENETIAKYEIMDGAPVRGESIPIRLFLAGYEMTPTMKDVNKKYSVRYYLNLVLIDEEERRYFKQQEITLWRKGDVVRKSMSQQAAIASQRFEGTPRVEKSPALEDDS, encoded by the exons ATGAGCTTCTTCGGTTTTGGCCAAAGTGCGGACATAGACATAGTTTTAAACGATGCAGAAACAAGAAAAAAAGCGGAGCACAAAGGCGAAGACGGCAAAAAGGAAAAGTATTTCTTGTTCTACGATGGAGAGACGGTGTCGGGGAAAGTAAACGTGACGCTCAAAAACCCGGGCAAGCGGCTGGAGCACAGTGGCATCAAGATCGAGTTCGTCGGCCAGATCG AGCTCTACTATGACCGGGGTAACCACCATGAGTTTGTGTCGCTGGTGAAGGACCTGGCTCGTCCCGGAGAGATGACCCAGTCTCAGACATTCGACTTTGACTTCACACACGTGGAGAAGCCCTACGAGACGTACAGTGGTGCAAACGTCAAACTGCG CTACTTCCTGCGAGCGACGGTGGGCCGGCGGTTGAACGACATCACCAAAGAGCTGGACATCGTGGTGCACACGCTCAGTAGCTACCCGGAGATCAACTCCTCCATCAAGATGGAAGTGGGCATTGAGGACTGTCTGCACATTGAGTTTGAGTACAACAAGTCAAA GTATCACCTGAAAGACGTGATCGTAGGCAAGATCTACTTCCTCCTGGTGCGAATTAAGATCCGGCACATGGAGATCGACATCATCAAGCGGGAAACCACGGGCACGGGGCCCAACGTCTACCACGAAAATGAAACCATCGCCAAGTACGAGATCATGGATGGAGCACCAGTCAGAG GGGAGTCCATCCCCATCCGGCTGTTCCTGGCCGGCTATGAGATGACGCCGACCATGAAGGACGTCAACAAGAAGTACTCTGTGCGCTACTACCTCAACCTGGTGCTCAtagacgaggaggagaggcgcTATTTTAAGCAGCAG GAAATCACGCTGTGGAGGAAGGGAGACGTCGTGAGGAAGAGCATGTCCCAGCAAGCGGCCATCGCCTCTCAGCGCTTCGAGGGAACGCCCAGAGTGGAGAAGTCCCCGGCCCTGGAGGATGACAGCTaa